GGTTTTTTCAGCGGGACTGAAGATACGTTCGACTTCCTGGGTCGCGGATAGTTCGTCTTCACCGTCGCATTCCAAGTAGAGCGCGGTGCCCATCGTGGCGCAGAGCGCTATGATGCTAAGTATATTACGTAGATCGGCACGCCTTTGGCCAAGGCGGAGTTTGAGGGTCGATTTTGAGCGCCGGGCGACTTTGACCAGCTCGGCTGCGGGGCGCAGGTGCAGGCCTTCTTCCCAAGGCACGACAACTTTGGTAGTTTTCATCGAATACTCATGACCTTTCCAGAGGGGCTTTGTTCATTCATCAGGGTATTAATTTGCACTCATGCAAAAGGGCGGGAAGGTCACCTCGGTCTCTGCAAAAATACCAGAATTTTGTCGAAGTAGTATTCGGGCGCGAGACTGGCTCGCACGCTACACCCGCATGGGTCCTGTGTGGATCGTTTGTGAAGATCCGGAAATCATCCGGTCTGTATTCTCAATCGTGGCTCAATCAAAGAGCAGTGGCGTGCGAGCTTGCTCGCGCCGGCGTCTTGCCCGCGAATATGTTCCGGCTCCGGATCGAGGGCTAGCTTGCAAAAAACGACGGGCTGGATGAAATATATACGTATGCCGAAACAGACTTATTGGACCCCGCGACGCACGCTTCCCCTTGGTCGGCGGACCTATATCGTAGGGATCCTGAACCTGACCCCGGATTCCTTTTCGGATGGCGGACAATATGCCTCCGACGATCTGGCCGTGCAGCATTTTCATGCCATGGTTAAAGCCGGGGCGACGATGATTGATGTGGGCGGCGAATCCACCCGCCCGGGCTATGTGCCGGTCACGGCTGACGAGGAAATGGCCCGCGTGGTCCCCTTGATCGAGGCGGTGCGGTCCCAGACGGATGTGCTCATTTCAGTCGATACCTCGAAAGCGGAGGTGGCGGATGCGGCCCTCGCTGCCGGGGCGGATATCGTCAACGATGTTTGGGGCGCGCAGAAAGACCCCGACATGGTCGATGTGATTGCCCGGAACGAGGCGCCCTGCATCCTCATGCACAACCGCCCGGCCGAAGAAGCAGGCACCGGTGACGTCATGGAGTCCATTATTCGCTTCCTCAAGAAATCGGTGGCTCTGGTCTGTGAGGCGGGGCTCCGGAAGGATGCCATCTGCCTGGATCCGGGGCTGGGCTTCGGCAAGACCTACGAGGAGAACTGGGAGGTCATCCGCCGCCTGCCTGAGCTGAAAGCCCTGGGCTATCCGGTCCTGCTGGGTGCCTCCCGCAAGTCCATGATCGCAAAGCTGCTCGACCTGCCGGATCCGGCTGACCGGTTGAGCGGTACCTTGGCGACGACCGCGCTCGGCATCCAAGCGGGGGTTGATTTCATTCGGGTCCACGATGTGCTGGAGAACAGCCAATGTGCCAAAGTAATGGATCATTGCCTTCGTTATGACCAAAGAGATTAAAATCGTCAGTGAAGATTCGGTGCCGGTGGCGTCCGAGACATCCCCGAAGGGCGCTTACAGCCTGGAACGCCGGCATATGTCGGTCGCCTTGGGCGGCATCCGCGATGTCGGGCTCTGGGGCGGCGGGCATCCCTTCGACGTGGAGCGTGCGGCCCTGCCTCCGGGAAAGAAGAACTACCCGCTGCATGCGCATGCCGCCCAGTGGGAGCACTATATTTTCCTTTCGGGCAGCGGCCAATTGATCGGGGCCGCCGGCGAGCGGCGCGCGGTCCGGGCCGGCGATCATGCCGTCTGTCCGCCGGGCACGGCCCACCAGCTGGAGAACGACGGCGAGGTGCCTCTGGTTTACTATTTGATCGCGGACCACCATGTGGCCGATGTCGTCACCTACCCCGACACGGGCAAGCGCTTGCTCGTGCCTGAATTCAAGCTGGTCCGATACAAAGAGGTCGACTACTACGAGGGTGAGGAGTAGGCTCCGCGTCTTTTGATTCACCGCACGTCTTATGAACTCAGCCAAGATTGAACTTCGTAACCTAGCGTTCTTTGCCCGGCACGGGCTGATGAAGGAGGAGGCCAAGCTCGGCCAGCGTTTCCGTGTGGATGTTCAGGTAAAGCTCGACCCCGCCCTCGACCTGCAGTCCGACAGCGAGGCGGAAACCATTAACTACGTCGATCTCTACGAGACCGTGAAGCAGACCTTCGAAGGCACGCGGTTTAATTTCATCGAGAGCTGTGCCGATACCATCGCACGCAAGATCCTTGAACGCTTCGAAAAGGCACTTGAGGTCACGGTCAAGGTCAAGAAGCCTTCGGTGCCGGTGGATTGTATCTGTGATTACTTTGCGGCGGAGGTGACCCGATGCCGCTGAGCAAGGCCTATTTGGCCTTGGGGAGTAATCTTGGAGACCGTCTTGCACAGATGCGCGAAGCGCTCCGTTTGCTCGAGGCCCGTGGCTCGATCCTGATCAGCCGTGTCAGCCGTATCTACGAAAATCGGGCGGTCGGCATGGGAGAGGCGGATCCTTTTCTCAATGCCGTGGCGGAAGTGCGCACTTCGCTGGATCCAGAGGCGCTGTTGGATGCCTGCCTGGAGACGGAGAACCGCCTGGGACGCGTCCGCACGGGTGTGTGGGCACCGCGTACGATCGATCTGGACGTGCTGGCCTATGGCGAGACGGAGCGCGACACCGAGCGACTGCAGCTTCCGCATCCCCGGATTGAGCAGCGCGATTTCGTGCTTCAGCCGATCGTGGATGTTGATCCGGCCCTCGTCATCCGTGGGCGTACGGCTGCCGCATGGCTCGAGAATTTGAACGAGGTCGACCTGACGGTCCGGGACCTTCATCTCTGGCCCTTTGCCTCTGTCAATATGATCGCTGCGGTGGCGCGGAATCGGGTGATCGGCATCAATGGAGACCTGCCTTGGGATTTGCCGGAGGACTGGGATATTTTCCTGAAAAAGACATTGGGTGGGACCCTTGTCATGGGGCGGATTAGTTTTCTCGGCATGCTTCGTGAGCCCAGCTGGCGGGAGGACCGCTGTTATGTCGTGGTGACCAGCCAGCCGGAGGCTGTGGCCGAATACGGGGTACGAACCGCTGCCTCGGTCGAGGACGCGCTCCACATCGCCCGTGACGACGGCCGGCCGGTCTGGATCTGCGGGGGCGAGCAAATCTACAGGGAGGCCATCCCGCTCTCCGGGAAATTTCACCTCACTTCCATCGGTATGGATGTCGTGGGTGATACCTATTTCCCCGACTATGCCTGTGATTTCAAGCGAACCGAAGCCGAGGTCGAATCGGGGGATGACAACTTGCACTACCGCTTTACAGTTTTGGGCCGATGAAACCCTCTGTTGAAATCGAATACTGCCCCGGTTGCCGCTGGCTCCTGCGGGCCGGATGGACGGCGCAGGAGCTCTTGACCACCTTTGAAAAGGAACTCGGAGCGGTCACCCTTAAGCCCTCCGAGGTCGGCGGACGCTTTCTGGTCACCCTGGACGGGCAGGCGGTCTGGGACCGCAAGGCCGAGGGGCGCTTTCCCGAAATGAAGGAACTCAAGCAGCGCATTCGCGATCGGATCGCACCCGACCGCGACCTGGGGCACAGCGATACTAAATAATAGTGGATGTCTGATTTCGAGGATTGTCGCCGAAACAATATCTCCAAGCGCGAGCAAGCTCGCACGCCACGCTGATCTACGGGCGTTTGGGAGAATGTGGAAGATTCAGGCAGCCCCTGAGCTATGCCGAGAGTCCTCTCGATGGGGGCTCAACGAAGAAAGTAGTGTGCGAGCTTGCTCGCGCCGGTGTCGTGAAAACCTGCTGTACGATCTCTTCTTGAAGCCTACGGATTCGGGAGACGCTAATACCTCTTCTCATAATAATTGCGCAATAAGCTACACCATTTACGCAAGAATTATGAGAAGGGGTATTACAAATCGGTTTGCGTTTTCGGTGCCTTTTTGCGGCGATTCATTCATGACCAACGCGATTACCCAACAGGTCCTGGTTGCCGCCGAAAAACTGGCCGACGATGTCGATGCCCTGAGCTTTGCCGAGCCCACCGCTTTTGTCTATAATCCGCTCCGCTATGCCTGGTCGGGCCATCGCAGCTACATCGAGCAACATGCCGGTTCGGTCAAGAAAGTCGTCTTTCTGGGCATGAATCCCGGTCCTTTCGGCATGGCGCAGTGCGGGGTGCCCTTCGGCGAGATCGACTTGGTCCGCAATTGGGTCGGTGTGGATACTCCCATCGGCAAGCCGCTGCACGAGCACCCCAAGCGCCCGATCGACGGCTTCGACTGCACCCGAAGCGAGGTCAGCGGGCGTCGGCTCTGGGGTACATTCAAGGAGCGCTATGGCAGTGCCGCCGCCTTTTTTAAGGACCACTACGTCGCCAATTACTGCCCGCTGGTCTTCATGGAGGCCTCCGGTAAGAACCGCACCCCCGACAAAATGCCGGCTTCCGAGGTGGCGCCCCTCTATGCCGCCTGCGACGAGCACCTCCGTGCCATTGTCCAAGCCATGCAGGCGGAATGGGTTATCGGTGTCGGCGCCTTTGCCGAAGGCCGCGCCAAGGAGGCGCTGGAGGGAACCGGGACCAAGATCGGCCGTATTCTCCATCCCAGTCCCGCCAGCCCGGTGGCCAATCGTGGCTGGGCCGAGCAGGCAACCAAGCAAATGGAAGCCCTCGGGCTTTGGTAGATCCTGGCATTGCCACGCGCTGATGGGGGCGCTTTACTGTGCGGAGCCCCTTGAAAACACTGCTTGTGCTTTCTTGAAAAGCATGCACTGTCACGCCACTTTTTTCGTAACGACCGCTCCGGAGGATGTGCAGGCAATGTCGCGTGCCGGGTTCTTGGGCAGCTACAAAGACCGCTATGCAAACGACATTTTCCGATCTGGGCCTGAAGCCCGAACTTCTTGAGGGGATCCAACGACTTGGCTTCGAGTCCCCGTCTCCTATCCAGGCGCAAACC
This window of the Coraliomargarita parva genome carries:
- a CDS encoding uracil-DNA glycosylase family protein, whose product is MTNAITQQVLVAAEKLADDVDALSFAEPTAFVYNPLRYAWSGHRSYIEQHAGSVKKVVFLGMNPGPFGMAQCGVPFGEIDLVRNWVGVDTPIGKPLHEHPKRPIDGFDCTRSEVSGRRLWGTFKERYGSAAAFFKDHYVANYCPLVFMEASGKNRTPDKMPASEVAPLYAACDEHLRAIVQAMQAEWVIGVGAFAEGRAKEALEGTGTKIGRILHPSPASPVANRGWAEQATKQMEALGLW
- the folB gene encoding dihydroneopterin aldolase; this encodes MNSAKIELRNLAFFARHGLMKEEAKLGQRFRVDVQVKLDPALDLQSDSEAETINYVDLYETVKQTFEGTRFNFIESCADTIARKILERFEKALEVTVKVKKPSVPVDCICDYFAAEVTRCR
- a CDS encoding HPr family phosphocarrier protein, with amino-acid sequence MKTTKVVVPWEEGLHLRPAAELVKVARRSKSTLKLRLGQRRADLRNILSIIALCATMGTALYLECDGEDELSATQEVERIFSPAEKT
- a CDS encoding SelT/SelW/SelH family protein, which translates into the protein MKPSVEIEYCPGCRWLLRAGWTAQELLTTFEKELGAVTLKPSEVGGRFLVTLDGQAVWDRKAEGRFPEMKELKQRIRDRIAPDRDLGHSDTK
- the folP gene encoding dihydropteroate synthase: MPKQTYWTPRRTLPLGRRTYIVGILNLTPDSFSDGGQYASDDLAVQHFHAMVKAGATMIDVGGESTRPGYVPVTADEEMARVVPLIEAVRSQTDVLISVDTSKAEVADAALAAGADIVNDVWGAQKDPDMVDVIARNEAPCILMHNRPAEEAGTGDVMESIIRFLKKSVALVCEAGLRKDAICLDPGLGFGKTYEENWEVIRRLPELKALGYPVLLGASRKSMIAKLLDLPDPADRLSGTLATTALGIQAGVDFIRVHDVLENSQCAKVMDHCLRYDQRD
- the folK gene encoding 2-amino-4-hydroxy-6-hydroxymethyldihydropteridine diphosphokinase encodes the protein MPLSKAYLALGSNLGDRLAQMREALRLLEARGSILISRVSRIYENRAVGMGEADPFLNAVAEVRTSLDPEALLDACLETENRLGRVRTGVWAPRTIDLDVLAYGETERDTERLQLPHPRIEQRDFVLQPIVDVDPALVIRGRTAAAWLENLNEVDLTVRDLHLWPFASVNMIAAVARNRVIGINGDLPWDLPEDWDIFLKKTLGGTLVMGRISFLGMLREPSWREDRCYVVVTSQPEAVAEYGVRTAASVEDALHIARDDGRPVWICGGEQIYREAIPLSGKFHLTSIGMDVVGDTYFPDYACDFKRTEAEVESGDDNLHYRFTVLGR
- a CDS encoding cupin domain-containing protein, with product MTKEIKIVSEDSVPVASETSPKGAYSLERRHMSVALGGIRDVGLWGGGHPFDVERAALPPGKKNYPLHAHAAQWEHYIFLSGSGQLIGAAGERRAVRAGDHAVCPPGTAHQLENDGEVPLVYYLIADHHVADVVTYPDTGKRLLVPEFKLVRYKEVDYYEGEE